In one window of Gopherus evgoodei ecotype Sinaloan lineage chromosome 9, rGopEvg1_v1.p, whole genome shotgun sequence DNA:
- the FETUB gene encoding fetuin-B, with translation MTLLILLLFGSQLLCSWAVSPPVVEPPSLLLSPACNDSAVEAAADLALRQINANQREGYVLGLYRIFSVQEHPQKITGSVFYLTLDVVETECHVLSRRLWKNCTNRAMHETVFGQCKATLYINKPRRIVHLHSYECTLQPVPSSSFLRICPDCPVPGCPTEPKYLETAVVSLAKFNKESQQVHHFSVLNVTKASMQWVVGPSHFAEFTIQETSCSKNESIADVSKCKPLSSELAHTGLCKGTVIDSQIDHHQFVSISCEIYDPQAPALGEREQHPGRRSQKPDQDDDESHEHRHHHRRKENQHPHKHEHKQGHGHEHRHPSPSEASHFSPHLEKTVGWVKVLPPKEEHVSLHTLPENQKEHIDGKPVPPEKANPVPAPSDTHGVADVKKLQTDTSEGKPGLTKPATGPAILPFPEGPLQSDACPGEPKFVNFIILPLLPRNPVKIAVSP, from the exons ATGACCCTGCTCATTTTGCTTCTCTTTGGCAGTCAGTTGCTCTGCTCCTGGGCTGTCTCTCCTCCAGTCGTGGAACCGCCATCTCTGTTACTTTCCCCTGCATGTAATGACTCTGCAGTAGAGGCAGCTGCAGATCTGGCTCTGCGCCAGATCAATGCCAACCAAAGAGAAGGCTACGTGCTCGGTCTCTATCGAATTTTCAGCGTCCAAGAACATCCCCAG AAAATCACTGGTTCTGTCTTCTATCTCACCTTGGATGTCGTAGAAACTGAATGCCATGTACTCAGCAGAAGGTTGTGGAAGAATTGTACGAACAGAGCTATGCATGAGACT GTTTTTGGGCAGTGTAAAGCAACCCTCTACATTAACAAGCCAAGGAGAATTGTTCACCTTCATAGCTATGAGTGCACTTTACAGCCAG TTCCATCAAGCTCATTTTTAAGGATTTGCCCTGACTGTCCAGTCCCTGGCTGTCCAACGGAGCCCAAGTATCTGGAAACTGCTGTTGTGAGCCTGGCCAAATTCAACAAGGAAAGTCAGCAAGTTCATCATTTTTCTGTCCTCAATGTTACCAAAGCTTCAATGCAG TGGGTCGTTGGTCCTTCACACTTTGCAGAGTTTACAATTCAGGAGACATCCTGCTCCAAAAATGAATCCATTGCTGATGTCTCCAAGTGCAAGCCCCTCTCATCTGAATTGGCT CATACTGGTCTCTGCAAAGGCACTGTAATAGATAGTCAAATTGATCATCATCAGTTTGTCAGCATATCCTGCGAAATTTATGATCCACAG GCTCCTGCCCTTGGAGAACGGGAGCAGCACCCTGGCCGTAGATCTCAAAAACCCGATCAAGATGACGATGAAAGCCATGAACATCGTCACCACCATAGAAGGAAGGAGAACCAGCACCCCCACAAGCATGAGCATAAGCAAGGGCATGGACATGAGCATCGGCATCCTTCCCCTTCTGAAGCCAGTCACTTCTCCCCACATCTGGAAAAAACAGTGGGTTGGGTTAAAGTTCTCCCTCCTAAAGAGGAGCATGTGTCTCTCCACACCTTACCAGAAAATCAGAAGGAACATATAGATGGAAAGCCTGTTCCCCCGGAGAAGGCAAACCCAGTGCCAGCCCCTTCAGACACACATGGTGTCGCTGATGTGAAAAAGCTTCAGACAGACACGTCAGAAGGAAAGCCAGGCTTGACCAAGCCTGCTACTGGCCCAGCCATTCTCCCTTTCCCTGAAGGTCCTTTGCAATCAGATGCATGCCCAGGAGAGCCCAAGTTTGTTAATTTTATCATCCTCCCTTTGCTTCCCAGAAACCCTGTCAAAATAGCAGTATCACCATGA